One window of the Cryptomeria japonica chromosome 7, Sugi_1.0, whole genome shotgun sequence genome contains the following:
- the LOC131040015 gene encoding transcription factor bHLH100, which produces MAVELYTQYFSSHPSDLSNTVATNDYNPHKRCSDLTVDELFGEANSEELIVLSEEDIKRRRRNQNIVLCERTRRKKMKHLFSTLQSLLPESTTPKVPRYCIIEETSKHIENLQNKVQALKKKKAQLLATHCSSTKKSLRYNHSSAIEKESIRPHVGIQVYSSETAIIRITASRMPLSLCKIYEEVESHGLDIQSADVYKGNSLVFLYFHATVIAGTDCHNSLEMSQGKPSLHQILQKIY; this is translated from the exons ATGGCGGTAGAATTGTATACtcagtacttttccagtcatcctTCTGATCTGTCTAATACAGTTGCTACAAATGACTACAATCCCCACAAGCGTTGCTCTGATCTCACTGTGGATGAGCTTTTTGGTGAGGCAAATTCTGAGGAACTCATTGTTCTTTCAGAGGAAGACATTAAACGCAGAAGAAGAAACCAGAATATAGTCTTGTGTGAAAGAACAAGGAGGAAAAAGATGAAACATTTGTTCTCTACTTTGCAGTCTCTGCTACCTGAGTCCACTACCCCCAAG GTACCCAGATATTGTATTATAGAAGAAACCAGTAAACATATTGAGAATCTCCAAAACAAAGTCCAAGCACTGAAGAAGAAGAAAGCCCAGTTATTGGCCACACATTGTAGCAGCACAAAAAAGTCATTAAGATATAACCATTCATCAGCCATTGAGAAAGAGTCCATAAGGCCTCATGTGGGTATACAAGTTTATAGCAGTGAAACAGCTATAATAAGAATTACTGCCTCAAGAATGCCATTATCTCTCTGCAAGATTTATGAGGAGGTTGAATCACATGGTTTGGACATACAGAGTGCAGATGTTTACAAAGGGAACTCTCTTGTCTTTCTCTATTTCCATGCCACAGTAATTGCAGGAACAGACTGCCATAACTCATTAGAAATGAGCCAGGGCAAACCTAGTCTGCACCAAATTTTACAGAAGATATATTAA